The Montipora foliosa isolate CH-2021 unplaced genomic scaffold, ASM3666993v2 scaffold_320, whole genome shotgun sequence genome includes a region encoding these proteins:
- the LOC137987236 gene encoding zinc finger transcription factor ref-2-like, whose amino-acid sequence MRKNVIQHIRIHTGERPFTCDVCKKTYRHQHTPKKHKQLHTVKCSASLSSATGSSEEVVVWPRKKKKPATIMSAQNSDSPSRKKSSKSENKPSGQATDEKTEDNERSTTKSTEQEKASADETNLKTTHR is encoded by the coding sequence ATGAGGAAAAATGTGATCCAACACATAAGAATTCACACTGGTGAAAGACCCTTTACTTGCGACGTGTGTAAGAAGACTTATCGTCATCAGCACACTCCGAAGAAACACAAACAGCTTCATACAGTCAAATGCTCTGCTTCATTGTCAAGTGCAACAGGAAGCAGCGAGGAAGTTGTTGTTTGGCCTCGCAAGAAGAAAAAACCTGCCACTATAATGTCTGCTCAGAACTCGGACAGTCCTAGCAGGAAGAAGTCAAGTAAGTCAGAAAATAAACCCAGTGGACAAGCAACAGACGAGAAAACAGAAGACAATGAAAGATCAACTACTAAATCCACAGAACAAGAGAAGGCCAGTGCAGATGAGACTAATTTAAAAACGACGCACAGGTGA